In one window of Fusobacteria bacterium ZRK30 DNA:
- a CDS encoding YbaY family lipoprotein gives MKKLILIALSILTLVSCNSNLDKEKKSSINVTATYRERIALLPGAKVIATLEDVSKADAPSVEIAKQELPAGNLPYKLTLDFSEKDIIENHRYNVRVKVMKDEKLIFTSTDSYDPFKEDEKVIILKKTK, from the coding sequence ATGAAAAAATTAATATTGATTGCTTTATCTATTTTAACATTAGTAAGTTGCAATTCTAATCTAGATAAAGAAAAAAAATCAAGTATAAATGTAACTGCAACTTACCGTGAAAGGATAGCATTATTACCTGGAGCTAAAGTTATAGCGACACTAGAGGATGTTTCTAAAGCCGATGCTCCTAGTGTTGAAATAGCAAAACAAGAGTTACCGGCGGGGAATCTTCCTTATAAATTAACGTTAGATTTTTCTGAAAAAGATATTATTGAAAACCATAGATACAACGTAAGAGTTAAGGTTATGAAAGATGAAAAATTAATTTTTACATCAACAGATTCATACGATCCATTTAAAGAAGATGAAAAGGTAATTATATTGAAAAAAACAAAATAA
- a CDS encoding Crp/Fnr family transcriptional regulator: protein MDDKKKFLFYNLLTNKEKESLKIKNYKKGEVLTYFEKIHKFYFILDGEVRIFKNLDKMLLASVSRLTRGYLVGLLRFLTGKGINDEAVVLSETLKVIEIEYDIVKRLKDESIEFNSYLINLVVKRSMETIDVLTIKNFSGIKGIIAYNLIKYSIDGYLYIENYDEIIKYLNISHNGFYSTLNKLVKDKLIEKSKNSIKILDFQGLKDIYKDFLY, encoded by the coding sequence ATGGACGATAAAAAGAAGTTTTTATTTTATAATTTATTAACAAATAAAGAAAAAGAAAGTTTGAAAATAAAAAACTATAAAAAAGGCGAGGTTTTAACTTATTTTGAAAAAATACATAAATTTTACTTCATTCTAGATGGTGAAGTTAGAATTTTTAAAAATCTCGATAAGATGTTACTAGCATCTGTTTCAAGATTAACAAGGGGATACTTGGTTGGGTTATTAAGATTTCTAACAGGAAAAGGAATAAATGATGAAGCAGTAGTCTTAAGTGAGACTTTAAAAGTGATTGAAATAGAATATGATATAGTTAAAAGATTAAAAGATGAGAGTATTGAATTCAATAGTTATTTAATCAATTTAGTTGTAAAACGTAGTATGGAAACTATAGATGTTTTAACAATAAAAAATTTTTCTGGGATTAAAGGTATAATTGCTTATAATCTAATAAAATATTCAATAGATGGCTACTTATATATTGAAAACTATGATGAGATTATTAAATATTTAAATATTAGTCATAATGGGTTTTATAGTACGTTGAATAAGCTTGTCAAAGATAAATTAATAGAAAAATCAAAGAATAGTATAAAAATTTTGGATTTCCAAGGTCTTAAAGATATTTACAAAGATTTCTTATATTAA
- a CDS encoding Crp/Fnr family transcriptional regulator — protein MDEREKFLFYNLLTDKEKESLKLKVYEKGEILVSFENIQKYYFILDGKIKLFKNLDRLKLMGVSILSKGYIVGILEILTEKKWTGDAIVTTDILKVIEIDPNIIKRLKEESIEFNSYVLDLAVKRGMETVEALTVKNFSGIKGIIAYYLIRCSENGYLYIESYDEVIDYLNISHNGFYSTLNKLVKDKLIEKSKNSIKILDAQKLKELYMGFLN, from the coding sequence ATGGACGAAAGAGAAAAATTTTTATTTTACAATTTATTAACAGACAAAGAAAAAGAAAGTTTAAAATTAAAAGTTTATGAAAAAGGAGAGATTTTAGTTTCTTTTGAAAATATACAAAAGTATTATTTCATCCTAGATGGTAAGATCAAACTTTTTAAAAATTTAGATAGATTAAAATTAATGGGAGTTTCAATATTATCTAAGGGATATATAGTGGGAATATTGGAGATTTTAACAGAAAAAAAATGGACTGGCGACGCTATAGTTACAACAGATATTCTAAAAGTGATTGAAATTGATCCTAATATAATTAAAAGGTTAAAAGAAGAAAGTATTGAATTTAATAGCTATGTACTAGATTTAGCTGTGAAACGTGGGATGGAGACTGTAGAGGCTTTAACAGTAAAAAATTTTTCTGGAATTAAAGGAATAATTGCTTACTATTTAATTAGATGCTCTGAAAATGGATATTTATACATAGAAAGTTATGATGAAGTTATTGATTATTTAAATATTAGTCATAATGGTTTTTATAGTACGCTAAATAAGCTTGTTAAAGATAAATTAATAGAAAAATCAAAAAATAGTATAAAAATTTTAGATGCTCAAAAGCTTAAAGAACTTTATATGGGATTTTTAAATTAA
- a CDS encoding OmpA family protein produces the protein MKKISILLAALVITGVSYGAQLELKGGFEPWREGNNSSSSFDQGGSLGAELLFNAENSPFDYGIGMEWKSEFSGGENNVLGETKSNAFPVYLTGKYGIGEDLFYLVGRAGWAMYDTSESIDGFYGAVGVGKQFGHFTVEALYESMDLSGSSHMYSGDRVNLASIKFGYKFGENKRDVISREKEEALKAEYEKQQAEEAAKIAEENKAKEEAAALENEKALENIANENERAEILKKYNNVIVADGYSINKNVPMNVNQEFLENIANDLSNESGTLTVSAYTDNTGSEAANLRISKKRADKAAEAIREGINNENIEVISEGLGETNFLNDNSTLDKRKTNRRIEVNFIAK, from the coding sequence ATGAAAAAAATATCAATCTTATTAGCAGCTTTAGTTATTACTGGAGTTTCTTATGGAGCACAACTAGAATTAAAAGGTGGATTTGAGCCTTGGAGAGAAGGAAATAACTCATCTTCAAGTTTTGATCAAGGCGGGAGTTTAGGAGCAGAGCTATTATTTAATGCAGAAAATAGTCCATTTGATTATGGTATAGGAATGGAGTGGAAATCTGAATTTTCTGGAGGAGAAAATAATGTGTTAGGTGAAACAAAAAGTAATGCATTTCCTGTATATTTAACTGGTAAATATGGAATAGGAGAAGATTTATTTTATTTAGTAGGTAGAGCTGGATGGGCTATGTATGATACTTCTGAATCTATTGATGGGTTTTATGGAGCTGTAGGAGTTGGAAAACAATTCGGTCACTTTACTGTTGAAGCACTTTATGAATCTATGGATTTAAGCGGAAGTTCTCATATGTATTCAGGTGATAGAGTTAACTTGGCATCAATCAAATTCGGTTATAAATTTGGTGAAAATAAGAGAGATGTAATCTCAAGAGAAAAAGAAGAAGCGCTAAAAGCAGAGTATGAAAAACAACAAGCTGAAGAAGCTGCTAAAATAGCTGAAGAAAATAAAGCAAAGGAAGAAGCTGCTGCTTTGGAGAATGAAAAGGCTTTAGAAAATATTGCTAATGAAAATGAAAGAGCAGAAATCTTAAAAAAATATAATAACGTGATTGTTGCTGATGGTTATTCTATAAATAAAAATGTACCTATGAATGTTAATCAGGAATTTTTAGAAAATATTGCTAATGATTTATCAAATGAATCTGGGACTCTTACGGTTAGTGCTTATACAGATAATACAGGGTCAGAAGCAGCTAATTTAAGAATTTCTAAAAAAAGAGCTGATAAAGCTGCCGAAGCAATAAGAGAAGGAATCAATAATGAAAATATTGAAGTTATATCAGAAGGATTAGGAGAAACTAACTTTTTAAATGATAACTCTACTCTTGATAAAAGAAAAACTAATAGAAGAATAGAAGTTAATTTTATAGCTAAATAA
- a CDS encoding DUF4241 domain-containing protein — protein MMRLEVATTKYTLKYMFGDIKSMKQALKDYVELIRNGKAFEDSYCVAHFELQGEPISIDYFKEHKDLIEYLEESSPFFFMNSDRENIQASTTGEALFFLCAAMYPELENDMKEACEAMVTFSRRLNDSSYMWLTYESPFGVEPLQITATKYPRYGYLLASFLIPYWDDEHMPDALFSLGNWAHKLGITEDTLKAYCYCDNLRARQNMLGYDTWEGGVDQAIEGSKFDLLTHFREKPEEYEKFKNILVKRYREMPHIHYSNDEYDMNPTRNLVIEILYLEHPYNTWKDDHDMDHWLTNRFIDNQASEAIIELEEYIEKKLERPITSLEEVHSQFAEQETFKAILAQAYKNQIKNKKIMYCGINITSKTEELLLLNLHNNGLSSEITKESLSHIKKFKNHNSCTNFDSSILKYCKNIKELDLTGAYFLENFSFLKKLKKLEILNLTRCNISSVRLLFKLKRLKIVCISENNKISNKWIQILKENIPEVFYLPPKTKILSGGSLLQIQNDTFDKTNSKLYDANGYLITESVSYYGSNSENKIIHKRVNLDDDLVKQLNIKESGYYSNGKIKYRGNFINSEPEGVWKWYYENGVINQKSRYENGVTRGTIKKFDETGRMLALDLLNPYKNLGDMDGLIEISSISFSSPELIALDPLIHLAGEDEDVLFGSRFEDSIDEKLFYKVFVKKEGRNIERIKIISEKELSPQSLIYQLACRESDEISSLDRDLGEYLGIPIDTGTFCIGDQESMERAQTFFEARSNEDLEFEIYDDYFYSILEKEEIIIWNIPDTKNKILICNTGCGDGNFPVYFGYNTKGNIKSIDILFMNIYQ, from the coding sequence ATGATGAGATTAGAAGTAGCTACAACAAAATATACTTTAAAATACATGTTTGGTGATATTAAAAGTATGAAACAGGCGTTAAAAGATTATGTAGAGCTTATAAGAAATGGAAAGGCATTTGAAGACTCCTACTGTGTAGCTCACTTTGAACTTCAGGGAGAGCCTATTTCAATAGATTATTTTAAGGAGCATAAGGATCTAATTGAATACCTTGAGGAGAGTTCTCCTTTTTTCTTTATGAACTCCGATAGGGAAAATATTCAGGCATCAACTACAGGAGAAGCACTATTTTTCCTCTGTGCAGCAATGTATCCTGAGTTGGAAAATGATATGAAGGAAGCTTGTGAAGCCATGGTTACTTTTTCAAGGAGACTCAATGACTCATCGTATATGTGGCTTACCTATGAGAGTCCCTTTGGTGTAGAACCTCTTCAGATTACAGCTACAAAATATCCGAGATATGGATACCTTCTAGCAAGTTTTTTGATTCCCTACTGGGATGATGAACATATGCCAGATGCTCTTTTTTCTTTAGGAAACTGGGCTCATAAATTGGGAATTACAGAGGATACTCTCAAGGCATACTGCTACTGTGATAATTTAAGAGCAAGGCAAAATATGCTTGGGTATGATACCTGGGAAGGTGGGGTTGACCAGGCTATCGAAGGAAGTAAATTTGATCTTTTGACTCACTTTAGGGAGAAGCCTGAGGAGTATGAAAAATTTAAAAACATACTGGTGAAGAGGTATAGAGAGATGCCTCACATCCACTACAGTAATGACGAGTATGACATGAATCCTACAAGAAACCTTGTTATCGAAATCCTCTACCTTGAACATCCTTACAACACTTGGAAGGATGACCATGATATGGATCATTGGCTTACCAATAGATTTATAGATAATCAAGCTAGTGAGGCCATTATTGAACTGGAGGAATATATAGAAAAAAAATTAGAAAGACCTATCACTTCCCTTGAAGAAGTACACTCTCAATTTGCTGAGCAGGAAACTTTCAAAGCTATATTAGCTCAAGCTTATAAAAATCAAATTAAAAATAAAAAAATAATGTATTGTGGTATAAATATTACCTCTAAAACTGAGGAACTACTCTTATTAAACCTTCATAACAATGGATTATCTTCTGAAATAACAAAAGAATCCTTAAGCCATATAAAGAAATTTAAAAATCATAATAGTTGTACCAATTTTGACAGTTCAATATTGAAATATTGTAAAAATATAAAAGAGCTTGATTTGACAGGGGCTTATTTCTTGGAAAATTTTAGTTTTTTAAAAAAACTAAAAAAATTAGAAATATTGAACCTTACTCGGTGTAATATCTCTAGTGTACGACTATTATTCAAGCTTAAAAGATTAAAAATTGTGTGTATTTCTGAAAATAATAAAATTTCAAATAAATGGATTCAAATATTAAAAGAAAATATTCCAGAGGTTTTTTATCTCCCTCCTAAAACAAAAATTTTAAGTGGGGGCTCTCTATTACAAATTCAGAATGATACTTTTGATAAAACAAATAGTAAACTTTATGACGCAAATGGTTATTTAATTACTGAAAGTGTTAGTTATTATGGAAGTAATAGTGAAAACAAAATAATACATAAAAGAGTTAATCTAGACGACGATTTAGTTAAACAGTTAAATATAAAGGAAAGCGGATACTATTCAAATGGAAAAATTAAATATAGAGGAAATTTTATAAATTCTGAACCTGAAGGTGTTTGGAAGTGGTACTATGAAAACGGTGTAATTAATCAAAAGTCTAGATATGAAAATGGTGTGACAAGAGGAACGATTAAAAAATTTGATGAAACTGGGAGGATGCTAGCTTTAGATTTGCTTAACCCGTACAAAAATTTGGGTGATATGGATGGACTAATTGAGATTAGTAGTATTTCATTTTCATCCCCTGAACTGATAGCATTAGACCCCTTAATACACCTTGCAGGAGAAGACGAAGATGTTTTGTTTGGTTCTCGTTTTGAAGATTCTATTGATGAGAAATTGTTTTATAAAGTTTTTGTAAAAAAAGAAGGAAGAAATATTGAAAGGATAAAGATAATCTCTGAAAAAGAACTATCACCTCAATCTTTAATCTATCAGTTAGCTTGTAGAGAAAGTGATGAAATCTCTAGTTTAGATAGAGATTTAGGGGAATATCTAGGTATTCCTATTGATACAGGAACATTTTGCATAGGAGATCAAGAGTCGATGGAAAGAGCTCAGACATTTTTTGAAGCGAGATCGAATGAAGATCTGGAATTCGAAATTTACGATGACTATTTTTATTCAATATTAGAAAAAGAAGAGATAATAATTTGGAATATTCCAGATACAAAAAACAAAATACTTATTTGCAATACTGGATGTGGAGACGGGAATTTCCCTGTTTATTTTGGGTATAATACAAAAGGAAACATCAAGAGTATTGATATTTTATTTATGAATATTTATCAATAG
- a CDS encoding Crp/Fnr family transcriptional regulator: MKEKEKFPFYNLLTLEEKKSLKIKTYEKNEIITLIEEVDKFYFILEGEARFFKNLEKIRLASVSILSEGYIIGIMKFLNGKGAGDVVVTTDTLKAIKLDISIVKRLLEESVRFSNYVLNIAAKRWIETVDVMTIRNFSGNKGIIAYYLIKKSKEGYIYIENYNEVINGLNISGNGFYSTINKFIKDGIIEKSENSIKILNYEKLKGFYIDYLH; encoded by the coding sequence ATGAAAGAAAAAGAAAAATTTCCATTTTATAACTTATTAACCCTTGAAGAAAAGAAAAGTTTAAAAATAAAAACTTATGAAAAAAATGAAATTATAACTTTAATTGAAGAAGTAGATAAATTTTATTTTATATTAGAAGGAGAAGCTAGATTTTTTAAAAATTTAGAAAAAATTAGACTAGCTTCAGTTTCTATTCTTTCAGAAGGTTATATTATAGGGATAATGAAGTTTTTGAATGGAAAAGGGGCGGGAGATGTAGTAGTTACAACAGATACTTTAAAAGCAATAAAATTAGATATTAGTATAGTTAAAAGGTTGCTAGAGGAAAGTGTAAGGTTTAGTAATTATGTTCTAAATATAGCTGCTAAACGGTGGATAGAAACTGTAGATGTAATGACTATAAGGAATTTTTCAGGAAACAAAGGAATTATAGCTTATTATTTAATAAAAAAGTCGAAAGAGGGATATATATATATTGAAAATTATAATGAAGTAATAAATGGCTTAAACATCAGTGGGAATGGATTTTATTCTACTATAAATAAATTTATAAAGGATGGAATAATTGAAAAATCTGAAAATAGTATAAAAATATTAAATTATGAAAAGTTAAAGGGGTTTTATATAGATTACTTACATTGA